In one Polaribacter sp. ALD11 genomic region, the following are encoded:
- the rpoC gene encoding DNA-directed RNA polymerase subunit beta': MARKQEKYTVKKFNKISIGLSSPEAILEISKGEVLKPETINYRTHKPERDGLFCERIFGPVKDYECACGKYKRIRYKGIVCDRCGVEVTEKKVRRDRVGHINLVVPVAHIWYFRSLPNKMGYLLGLPSKKLDMIIYYERYVVIQPGIAKNVEGEPLQKMDFLTEEEYLDIVDELPQENQYLDDEDPNKFIAKMGAECLIDLLARIDLEQLSFDLRHKANTETSKQRKTEALKRLNVVEAFRDSQKNRENNPEWMILKAVPVIPPELRPLVPLDGGRFATSDLNDLYRRVIIRNNRLKRLVEIKAPEVILRNEKRMLQESVDSLLDNTRKSSAVKTESNRPLKSLSDSLKGKQGRFRQNLLGKRVDYSARSVIVVGPELRLSECGIPKDMAAELYKPFVIRKLIERGIVKTVKSAKKIIDRKEPVVWDILENVIKGHPVLLNRAPTLHRLGIQAFQPKLIEGKAIQLHPLACSAFNADFDGDQMAVHLPLGPEAILEAQLLMLASHNILNPANGAPVTVPSQDMVLGLYYMTKERVSTPEVKIKGEGLTFYSPEEVTIAFNEEMVDLNAGIKVRTYDVDENGEQVRKIIKTTVGRVLFNEKVPAKAGYINEVLTKKNLRGIIGGILKATDIPTTGDFLDEIKNMGYKFAFQGGLSFSLGDIIIPKEKQGMIDAANKEVEVIVGNYNMGMLTQKERYNQVIDIWGRTNNDLTELSMKRLREDQQGFNSVYMMLDSGARGSKEQIRQLTGMRGLMAKPKKSTAGGGEIIENPILSNFKEGLSILEYFISTHGARKGLADTALKTADAGYLTRRLVDVSQDVIINEEDCGTLRGLEVAPLKKNDEIVESLSDRIEGRISLNDVYHPLTEELILEANEPITFKLAQAVEKSGIDSVEVRSALSCESTKGICAKCYGQSLSTLNKVQIGEAVGVIAAQSIGEPGTQLTLRTFHVGGVAGNISQENKLIAKFDGNVTIDDLRTVVGKDNDGKEIDIIISRTAEIKIIDKKTGITQSTNILPYGSIIFDKERKTIKKGDAIVQWDPFNGVIVSEFEGKVKFDNLQQGINYSVEIDEQTGFQEKVMIDSKNKKIIASLIIEDKDGNALRSYSLPVGAHLMIDDGQMVESGHTLVKIPRKSGKAGDITGGLPRVTELFEARNPSNPSVVSEIDGVVSFGKIKRGNREIIVESKTGDISKYLVKLSNQILVQENDFIKAGMPLSDGATTPSDILRIKGPSAVQEYLVNEIQEVYRLQGVKINDKHFEVVVRQMMRKVKIIDSGDTLFLENQLIHKIDFIKDNDAIYGMKVVEEAGDSENLKPGQIISARQLRDENSLLRRNDQNLVEARDAKPATAEQVLQGITRASLQTKSFISAASFQETTKVLNEAAVSGKIDTLEGLKENVIVGKRIPAGTGMRAYEKILVGPKDEIEKSF, encoded by the coding sequence ATGGCAAGAAAACAAGAGAAATACACTGTAAAAAAGTTTAACAAAATCTCAATTGGTTTATCATCACCAGAAGCTATTTTAGAAATCTCTAAAGGTGAAGTTTTAAAACCAGAAACTATAAATTACCGTACGCACAAACCAGAAAGAGATGGTTTATTTTGTGAGCGTATTTTCGGTCCTGTAAAGGATTATGAATGTGCTTGTGGAAAGTACAAAAGAATACGTTACAAAGGAATTGTTTGTGATAGATGTGGGGTAGAAGTTACAGAAAAGAAAGTACGTAGAGATAGAGTAGGACATATCAATTTGGTAGTTCCTGTAGCTCATATTTGGTACTTTAGATCATTACCTAACAAAATGGGATACCTTTTAGGTTTGCCATCTAAAAAGTTAGACATGATTATTTACTACGAGAGATACGTAGTAATACAACCTGGTATTGCTAAGAATGTTGAAGGAGAACCATTGCAAAAAATGGATTTCTTAACAGAGGAGGAGTACTTAGATATTGTAGATGAATTACCACAAGAGAATCAATATTTAGATGACGAAGACCCAAACAAGTTTATAGCTAAAATGGGTGCTGAATGTTTAATTGATTTATTGGCTAGAATAGATTTAGAGCAATTATCATTTGATTTAAGACATAAAGCGAATACTGAAACTTCTAAACAACGTAAAACAGAAGCATTAAAACGTTTAAATGTTGTTGAAGCATTTAGAGATTCTCAAAAGAATAGAGAGAACAATCCAGAATGGATGATCTTGAAAGCAGTTCCGGTAATTCCACCAGAATTAAGACCACTAGTGCCATTAGATGGAGGTCGTTTTGCTACTTCAGATTTAAATGATTTATACAGAAGAGTAATTATCAGAAACAATCGTTTAAAAAGATTGGTAGAGATAAAAGCTCCTGAAGTTATTTTACGTAATGAAAAACGTATGTTACAGGAATCTGTTGATTCTTTATTAGATAACACACGTAAATCATCTGCAGTAAAAACTGAATCTAATAGACCTTTAAAATCTTTATCAGATTCATTAAAAGGTAAACAAGGACGTTTCCGTCAGAATTTATTAGGAAAGCGTGTTGATTATTCTGCACGTTCTGTAATTGTTGTTGGACCAGAATTAAGACTTTCAGAATGTGGTATCCCTAAAGATATGGCAGCTGAACTTTACAAGCCTTTTGTAATTAGAAAATTAATTGAAAGAGGAATTGTAAAAACAGTTAAATCTGCAAAGAAAATAATAGACAGAAAAGAACCAGTTGTTTGGGATATTTTAGAAAATGTAATTAAAGGTCATCCAGTTTTATTAAACAGGGCTCCTACATTGCACAGACTTGGTATACAGGCTTTTCAACCAAAATTAATTGAAGGAAAAGCAATTCAATTACATCCACTAGCATGTTCAGCATTTAATGCCGATTTCGATGGGGATCAAATGGCGGTTCACTTACCATTAGGGCCAGAAGCTATTTTAGAAGCACAATTATTAATGTTGGCTTCTCATAATATCTTAAATCCTGCAAATGGTGCTCCAGTTACTGTACCTTCTCAGGATATGGTACTTGGTTTATACTATATGACAAAGGAGAGAGTCTCTACTCCAGAAGTTAAAATTAAAGGAGAAGGATTAACTTTTTATTCACCAGAAGAAGTAACGATTGCTTTTAACGAAGAAATGGTAGACTTAAATGCTGGAATTAAAGTAAGAACTTACGATGTTGATGAAAACGGAGAGCAAGTTCGAAAAATTATAAAAACTACTGTTGGTAGAGTTTTATTTAACGAAAAAGTTCCTGCTAAAGCTGGTTACATTAACGAAGTATTAACTAAGAAAAACTTACGTGGAATTATTGGTGGTATTTTAAAAGCTACAGATATTCCAACAACAGGAGATTTCTTAGATGAAATAAAAAACATGGGATATAAATTTGCCTTCCAAGGTGGTTTATCATTCTCATTAGGTGATATTATTATTCCTAAAGAAAAACAAGGAATGATTGATGCTGCTAATAAAGAAGTTGAAGTTATTGTAGGAAACTATAATATGGGGATGTTAACGCAAAAAGAGCGTTATAATCAGGTAATTGATATTTGGGGTAGAACCAATAACGATTTAACTGAATTATCTATGAAGCGTCTGCGTGAAGACCAACAAGGTTTTAACTCGGTATATATGATGCTTGATTCTGGTGCAAGGGGTTCTAAAGAACAAATTCGTCAGTTAACAGGTATGCGTGGATTAATGGCAAAACCTAAAAAATCTACTGCAGGTGGTGGAGAAATTATTGAGAATCCGATTCTTTCTAACTTTAAGGAAGGTTTATCTATTCTTGAATACTTTATCTCTACACACGGTGCACGTAAAGGATTAGCAGATACCGCGTTAAAAACGGCAGATGCTGGTTACTTAACACGTAGATTAGTAGATGTTTCTCAAGATGTTATTATTAATGAAGAAGATTGTGGCACATTAAGAGGTTTAGAAGTTGCTCCATTAAAGAAAAATGATGAGATTGTAGAATCTTTATCAGATAGAATTGAAGGACGTATTTCTTTAAACGATGTATATCATCCATTAACAGAAGAACTAATTTTAGAAGCAAATGAACCAATTACTTTTAAATTAGCGCAAGCTGTTGAAAAGTCTGGTATCGATAGCGTTGAAGTTAGATCTGCATTATCATGTGAATCTACAAAAGGTATTTGTGCAAAATGTTATGGTCAGAGTTTATCGACTCTTAACAAAGTTCAAATTGGTGAGGCAGTTGGTGTAATTGCAGCACAATCTATTGGAGAGCCAGGTACACAGTTAACGTTACGTACATTCCACGTTGGTGGGGTTGCTGGTAACATTTCTCAAGAGAATAAGTTAATTGCTAAGTTTGATGGTAATGTAACTATAGATGATTTAAGAACTGTAGTTGGTAAAGACAATGATGGAAAAGAAATAGATATTATTATTTCTAGAACAGCAGAGATTAAAATTATAGATAAGAAAACGGGTATTACACAGAGTACAAACATTCTTCCTTACGGTTCTATTATTTTTGATAAAGAAAGAAAAACAATCAAAAAAGGAGATGCAATTGTACAGTGGGATCCATTTAACGGTGTAATTGTTTCTGAATTCGAAGGAAAAGTGAAGTTTGACAACTTGCAACAAGGTATTAACTACTCTGTTGAAATTGATGAGCAAACTGGTTTCCAGGAGAAAGTAATGATTGACTCTAAGAACAAGAAAATTATTGCTTCTTTAATTATTGAAGACAAAGACGGTAACGCTTTACGTTCTTACAGTTTACCTGTAGGTGCACACTTAATGATTGATGATGGGCAGATGGTAGAATCTGGACATACGTTAGTTAAAATACCAAGAAAATCTGGTAAAGCAGGAGATATTACTGGAGGTTTACCACGTGTAACAGAATTATTCGAAGCACGTAACCCTTCTAACCCTTCTGTAGTTTCTGAGATTGATGGTGTTGTTTCTTTCGGGAAAATCAAACGTGGAAATAGAGAGATTATCGTTGAGTCTAAAACTGGAGATATTAGTAAGTATCTAGTGAAGCTTTCTAATCAGATTTTAGTTCAAGAGAATGACTTTATTAAAGCAGGTATGCCTTTATCAGACGGAGCAACAACTCCTTCAGATATTTTAAGAATAAAAGGACCTTCTGCAGTACAAGAATACTTAGTAAATGAAATACAAGAAGTATATCGTTTACAGGGTGTGAAAATTAATGACAAGCATTTCGAAGTTGTTGTTCGTCAAATGATGCGTAAAGTTAAAATTATAGATTCTGGAGATACATTATTCTTAGAGAATCAATTAATTCATAAGATTGACTTTATCAAAGACAATGATGCAATTTATGGAATGAAAGTTGTTGAAGAGGCTGGAGATTCTGAGAACTTAAAACCTGGTCAGATTATTTCTGCACGTCAATTAAGAGATGAAAATTCTTTATTAAGAAGAAATGATCAAAACTTAGTGGAGGCAAGAGATGCTAAACCGGCAACGGCTGAACAAGTTTTACAAGGTATTACAAGAGCATCACTTCAAACAAAATCGTTTATTTCTGCAGCTTCTTTCCAAGAAACTACAAAAGTATTAAACGAGGCTGCTGTAAGTGGTAAAATAGATACATTAGAAGGCTTAAAAGAAAATGTAATTGTTGGTAAGAGAATACCAGCAGGAACAGGAATGAGAGCTTATGAAAAAATTCTAGTTGGTCCTAAAGACGAAATAGAAAAGAGTTTCTAA